From a region of the Trichoderma atroviride chromosome 6, complete sequence genome:
- a CDS encoding uncharacterized protein (EggNog:ENOG41~SECRETED:SignalP(1-18)) — translation MHFTKFYVAISLISSAIALPISGTSIERRALQFREYADFQISDGEAGNALAEAQAKFPIDTSNLKGVSSSDLAIINAARETAEAAETDAFNGQIKAASGSAATALQNGKIKNKVLKLFLEVSALQIQQAQGKDNQDKIDEEQTKLNNNIKLDTKAAGQTSTGVTFTEDVQPKN, via the exons ATGCATTTCACCAAGTTCTACGTTGCCATTTCATTGATCTCTTCCGCTATTGCACTGCCCATTTCCGGCACTTCAatagagagaagagcatTGCAATTCCGCGAATATGCCGATTTTCAGATTTCTGATGGCGAAGCGGGAAATGCCTTAGCTGAAGCTCAAGCAAAATTTCCG ATTGATACATCCAATTTGAAAGGGGTCTCAAGCTCAGatctcgccatcatcaacgcgGCTCGGGAGACTGCAGAGGCCGCTGAGACTGATGCTTTCAACGGTCAAATCAAGGCTGCTAGCGGCTCTGCTGCAACGGCGCTTCAGAATGGCAAGATCAAGAACAAGGTTCTGAAGCTGTTCTTGGAGGTGTCAGCTCTTCAGATCCAACAAGCTCAGGGCAAGGACAACCAGGACAAAATTGATGAGGAACAAACAAAGCTTAACAACAACATTAAGCTGGATACAAAGGCGGCTGGACAGACGAGTACAGGAGTTACCTTTACAGAAGATGTTCAGCCTAAGAATTAG
- a CDS encoding uncharacterized protein (EggNog:ENOG41), whose amino-acid sequence MRRRFNYPDRESLSRMTNEDAQKIVHTVSVYEFPLLYDLALKYAIFKSYAIDQIGNLLNRVSDLSRPTEASKRYDDTSVLLTSYVTFAPGSDTLAHSIARTNFMHNPYLQSGKIKNEDMLYVLFDNMYEPVRFMKLYEWRELSDMEVAAFATVWRYLGDMLEIDFKAELGKDEWKDGIEFFDDMVIWAKDFQMKHLEPSPSITNLGETLRDLLLSAYPEFMRGPMNKILMVLVGERLRNVFGFDEPGMLESSFTYTFLLVRKFVLRYLTLPRIFPEQYISQPDAVTGRIQHYKWLKDPWYTPATFWSRWGPEAWFRRAFGLKIAGDGGDVMRPGGFLFEDIGPRNKMGKGVEETAHLARIAHTRVAAGGCPFALPRKS is encoded by the exons ATGCGCCGGCGCTTCAACTACCCAGATCGTGAATCATTGTCCCGTATGACGAACGAAGATGCACAAAAGATTGTCCACACTGTTAGCGTCTATGAGTTTCCCCTCCTTTACGACCTGGCCCTTAAATACGCGATTTTCAAG TCTTACGCCATTGATCAAATCGGTAATCTCTTAAACAGAGTCAGTGATCTTTCTCGACCCACGGAAGCTTCTAAACG ATATGATGATACTTCTGTGTTACTTACCAG CTACGTCACTTTTGCCCCAGGGTCGGACACCCTAGCACACAGTATTGCTCGGACAAACTTCATGCACAATCCGTACTTGCAGTCTGGTAAGATTAAGAATGAAGACATGTTGTACGTCCTCTTTGACAACATGTATGAGCCGGTGCGCTTCATGAAACTCTATGAGTGGCGAGAGCTGTCGGATATGGAGGTAGCAGCCTTCGCTACCGTGTGGAGGTACCTTGGCGACATGTTGGAAATTGACTTCAAAGCCGAGCTAGGAAAAGACGAGTGGAAGGATGGTATTGAATTCTTCGACGACATGGTCATCTGGGCCAAGGACTTCCAAATGAAGCACTTGGAGCCCTCACCAAGTATCACTAATCTTGGTGAAACATTGAGAGATTTGCTCTTGTCGGCTTATCCTGAGTTCATGCGAGGACCTATGAACAAAATCCTCATGGTCCTCGTGGGCGAGCGCCTGCGCAATGTCTTTGG TTTTGATGAACCCGGAATGCTGGAGTCATCCTTTACATACACTTTCCTACTTGTACGAAAATTTGTCTTACGCTATCTCACTCTGCCTCGCATATTCCCCGAGCAATACATCAGCCAGCCTGACGCGGTGACGGGGCGTATTCAGCACTATAAGTGGCTCAAGGATCCTTGGTATACGCCTGCTACTTTCTGGTCTCGCTGGGGTCCCGAAGCTTGGTTCCGGCGCGCATTCGGCCTCAAAattgctggagatggcggggACGTGATGAGACCAGGCGGCTTTTTGTTCGAGGATATCGGGCCTCGCAACAAGATGGGTAAAGGAGTGGAGGAGACTGCTCATCTAGCAAGAATTGCTCATACAAGagtggctgctggaggctgtCCTTTTGCGCTACCAAGGAAGTCTTGA